ATGCAACTTTGTCAAAGATCGATGTGGTTTAAAGAACGAAAAGGAATGTTACATTTCATTCACAGATGTACCCACCCGTCATAAGGTGCGTGATTTAACCACCTCAAAAATAGGCACACTGATACGTATTTCTGGTCAAGTAGTACGTACACATCCCGTGCATCCAGAATTGGTTTCGGGCACTTTTATGTGTTTGGATTGTCAAACGGAAATTCGCAATGTAGAGCAGCAATTTAAATTCACAAATCCCACAATATGCCGAAATCCAGTATGCAGTAATCGACGCCGTTTCATGTTGGATGTTGAGAAATCgctttttgttgattttcaaaAAATACGCATACAAGAAACACAATCAGAATTGCCGCGTGGCTGTATACCACGTTCAGTTGAAATCATTTTACGTTCAGAATTGGTGGAGACTGTGCAAGCAGGTGATCGCTATGATTTCACTGGTACTCTGATAGTAGTACCCGATGTTGGTGTATTAAATATGCCAGGCGCCAAAGCTGATATGGGCTCTCGTCATAAGCCAGGTGATGGACCTGAAGGTGTGACGGGCTTAAAAGAATTGGGTACACGGGAACTTAATTATCGTATGTCATTTTTGGCTTGTAGTGTACAAGCGACAACTGCGCGCTTTGGTGGCACTGATTTGCCCATGTCTGAAGTGACTGCTGAGGATATGAAAAAGCAAATGACTGATGCTGAATGGAACAAAGTGTATGAAATGTCAAAAGATCGGAATTTGTATCATAATCTTATCACGAGTTTATTTCCTTCTATCTATGGGAATGATGAAGTCAAACGTGGAGTTCTGTTGCAACTTTTTGGTGGCGTCGGTAAAACTACACATGAGAGTGAGTATACGTGATTGATGAGAAAAATCTCGAAATACTTTTAAGGGAATTGTTGGAAGATGCTTGTTTCCCTTGTAGGATAATTCTTCTTTTAACTGTTGCTCCATTTCCTCTTATGAAAGTCGTATATCTCTGGGCtaaatcattatttctttttggccCACAAATTTGCAGACACTTCTGTAATTCTACAAGGGTCTTGTGGTAAAATATTAGAATGAAATTAGTCTATCGAATCAAAGACTCAACGTGGAAGTGTGAAAATGCTAGCTATGCAGTGTGGTTTGGACTTAGATTTTTATCAAGTAAAGACATTTCAATTGGGACACCTTTCCCAAGATATTAGAGGTTTGTGTTATCAAACGCACAGAAGGCCTGACACACTTGCGGTGTAGCAGAATTTGATTAGGGCATTTGGACAAGAATTGATGGCCCCAAACCACTAGATATAGACCTATAGCGATGTTACTTACTAAATGAGAATGAGATTACAAATTTTGCACTTTGAAATACAAGtacatttaaaattgtttaatgTATGTAAGTGTATTTTAATTTATGATACCAACATCTCTGAAAAAAAGTTGTTTCGCGAAATATGTTGGTGTATACAGGTAATTTAAATGGCCCCATTCCATTTTCAGAAACTACACTGCGTGGGGATATCAATGTTTGCATAGTTGGTGATCCCAGTACGGCTAAATCACAATTCTTACGTCAAGTCGCCGACTTCTCACCGCGCGCAGTCTACACTTCGGGTAAGGCCTCTTCAGCTGCTGGTCTCACTGCTGCTGTGGTACGGGATGAGGAGAGTTTCGATTTTGTCATTGAAGCTGGTGCGCTTATGTTAGCCGATAACGGCATTTGTTGCATTGACGAGTTTGATAAAATGGATCCACGAGATCAAGTTGCAATACACGAAGCCATGGAACAGCAAACAATTTCGTTAGCCAAGGCTGGCGTACGAGCCACATTAAATGCGCGTACTTCCATTTTAGCTGCTGCAAATCCCATCAATGGTCGGTATGATCGTACAAAAAGCTTACAACAAAATATACAACTATCCGCACCTATCATGTC
The DNA window shown above is from Eurosta solidaginis isolate ZX-2024a chromosome 2, ASM4086904v1, whole genome shotgun sequence and carries:
- the Mcm6 gene encoding DNA replication licensing factor Mcm6, with the translated sequence MDVADSHIGQLRVKDEVGLRCQKLFQDFLEEFREDGEIKYVKPAADLESPDRYTLEVSFDDVEKYNQHLATTIIEEYYRIYPFLCQSVCNFVKDRCGLKNEKECYISFTDVPTRHKVRDLTTSKIGTLIRISGQVVRTHPVHPELVSGTFMCLDCQTEIRNVEQQFKFTNPTICRNPVCSNRRRFMLDVEKSLFVDFQKIRIQETQSELPRGCIPRSVEIILRSELVETVQAGDRYDFTGTLIVVPDVGVLNMPGAKADMGSRHKPGDGPEGVTGLKELGTRELNYRMSFLACSVQATTARFGGTDLPMSEVTAEDMKKQMTDAEWNKVYEMSKDRNLYHNLITSLFPSIYGNDEVKRGVLLQLFGGVGKTTHEKTTLRGDINVCIVGDPSTAKSQFLRQVADFSPRAVYTSGKASSAAGLTAAVVRDEESFDFVIEAGALMLADNGICCIDEFDKMDPRDQVAIHEAMEQQTISLAKAGVRATLNARTSILAAANPINGRYDRTKSLQQNIQLSAPIMSRFDLFFILVDECNEVVDYAIARKIVDLHSHIEESVECSYTREEVLRYITFARQFKPIIGQDAMKLLVENYGHLRQRDTGIAGRSTWRITVRQLESMIRLSEAMAKLECMNEVQDRHVKEAYRLLNKSIIRVEQPDIHLDEDDGNADAYVGDIEMENNGGIANGVTEANGTPAIEGGENGHHENGVEPSAGALQKKKLTLSFEDYKNLSTMLVLHMRNEEARCESEGVDSGMKRSDVVTWYLEQVAEQIESEEELISRKHLIEKVIDRLIYHDQVIIPLKTTELRQPGKSPRRTVEESEEPDDPLLVVHPNYIVE